Below is a genomic region from Actinomycetota bacterium.
GACGAGGTGCAGCGCATCCGGCTGTACATCGACAACAACCTCCGGGTGGAGGGCGACCTGCGGCGTGAGGTCGCCAACAACATCAAGCGGAAGATCGAGATCGGCAGCTACCAGGGCATCCGCCACCGTCTCGGTCTCCCGGTTCGCGGTCAGCGCACCCACACCAACGCCCGCACCCGCAAGGGTCCGCGCCGCGCTGTCGGCGGCATCCGCAAGC
It encodes:
- the rpsM gene encoding 30S ribosomal protein S13 is translated as MARIAGVDLPRDKRVTVALTYIYGVGESTAEEICVAVGCNGDTRVRDLTDDEVQRIRLYIDNNLRVEGDLRREVANNIKRKIEIGSYQGIRHRLGLPVRGQRTHTNARTRKGPRRAVGGIRK